CTACGATGACACTAGGTGGGAACTAGTGGTGTTTAAGTTGGACTAATGTTTGTGTTCATGGGGAACCTGAGTGTGTGATGCGCTAGCTTAATTGAGTGGCAAGTGAACTGATTACACAGGCTGGTTTCAAATTGAATGGCCTGCCTGTGATGCCATGTCCAAAATATGATTTTGAATGAACTAGTTGCTGCCAATTTCCAGTTGAGCTGTCTTGTTTGTCCAGAGTTTGCCAGTGTCATATTAGTTTATGTTTAAAATGTTCAGATGGTTGGGAGACTCGTTGGGTGAAATCGGATTGGAAAAGGAGCGAAGGGAAAGCTGGTACATTCAAGCACACGGCAGGAAAATATTCTGGAGATCCTGATGACAAAGGTCTACTTCTTCATCCCTCAAAGTTCTGTCTTAATTGATGATGCTGATGGTTGATCGCAAAATGAAATCACATGTTGCTTGTGCTAGCTTAATTACAGACACTTTCTGATCCTTGTGTTTTAATACCCTCTAGGCATACAAACGACAATAGATGCTAGGCATTTCGCTATCTCGGCCAAGATCCCAGAATTCAGTAACAAGGGCCGAACCTTGGTGGTCCAGTATTCCATAAAATTTGAGCAGGACATTGAATGTGGTGGCGGCTATATTAAGCTAATGTCTGGTTATGTCAACCAGAAGAAATATAGTGGGGACACTCCATACAGGTAAATTCTTGCCTACTTTTTCCCAATGGAATTTATCACTCTCACAAAGATCCATGGCTTTGGTTAGAAATAGACCATGTCCCTGTTTTGGCCATGTATTTTGTATGCTCATATAGTTGATGGGCAAAGATCTATCTCACACAATTTGAAGATATTTTATAAGTACATTTAGAGAACATGAATTGTGGATAGAGCATCCATGATTAATGTGCACTGTATTAAATATAAACTGCTTATTTGTTCAGTTTACAAATCTACTGCTGAGTTATCCCTGCTAACTTATTTGCATTCTCTTAATCTCTTATGCAGCTTGATGTTTGGGCCAGATATATGTGGGACTCAAACAAAGAAGCTGCATCTTATACTTTCTTACCAGGGGCAGAACTACCCTATCAAGAAAGATTTGCAATGTGAAACCGACAGGTTGACACATGTTTACACATTCATTCTTAGGCCTGATGCATCTTACAGTATACTTGTTGATAACCGTGAAAGAGAATCGGGGAGCATGTACACGGATTGGGACATCCTACCTCCACGTAAAATTAAGGACGTCGATGCCAAAAAGGTAGCTTGCGTTTTTTCGTGACCAATGCTATATTGTAAGAACCATctaaaatatattattttttgcagCCTAAGAATTGGGATGACAGAGAGTACATTGAGGATCCTGATGAAGTTAAACCAGAGGTTTGTGTTGCCATGCATTCTTATACATTCTTTATTGTGGAAAATGGTTATGTGACTCATTATCTTAAACCAATTTTTCTGCCACTTATCATCCACCTTGACCAGGGCTATGATTCTATCCCGAGAGAGATTCCTGATCCAAAGGACAAAAAGGTATGCAAGTTCTAATGTTGGTCAAACTTAAGATATCAAACCTTAAGTGATAACACTTAATTTTCCATACTACAAATGGTCTTGATTTATTTGATAATGCATCATCCAGTGTGGATTTATTTATTAGCATGTAGACTGGCCAATTTAACCACATATCTCGCTCTATCTCTTTGGACTTGCTTCTACATTATTATTATCTTTAGAAGCATTATAGTTACCTCACATAAAATTAAACAATGCATATCCTAGCACAACTAAGAAACATGCTTGCAACAAAGCTCTATAAAACTAAAAGCAACACATGACGACAAATAATATTGTGTTCTAAATCAGCCTGACACTTgggacgatgatgatgatggcatATGGAAGCCTAGAAGGATACCAAATCCAGCATACAAGGGACAATGGAAGCGCAaggtttgttttcttgtttggcCATTCAGCCCTTCATGGCACTTTATTTCTTTGGTAGAATTCACATTCTCACATCCTTCTGTCTGCAGAAAATTAAGAATCCTAACTACAAGGGTAAATGGAAGATCCCATGGATTGATAATCCAGGTATGCAAATACTAATTACTAAACTATTTTTTGCTAACCCAATATTGCACTCGACACCTGATTTTTGAGTGGACCTCATCAAACTTTGAAAATCAGCCTGAAGCTATGAACTGTTCCACTTTTGCAGAGTTTGAGGATGATCCAGATTTGTACGTGCTAAAACCTTTGAAGTATATTGGAATTGAAGTTTGGCAGGTACCATATATATAGTGCTCTTTCAATATGCATGTTTCGTCAAAATCTTGGGTTGTCCTGAATCATGTAAATGCCGTGTGGACTTAGAGCTCACTTATATGCAGGTAAAAGCTGGTTCAGTTTTTGACAACATTCTCATTTGTGATGACCCGGAGTATGCAAAAAAGGTTGCAGAGGAAACATGGGGTGCAAATAAGGAGGTAACAGCACATTTTTACTGAATTGACCCATGCTGCTAATATCCTCTTATAGCAACTTACTTTCCcctatatttatttttgtgatgATCACTTTCCCCTATTGCAGGCTGAAAAGGAGGCTTTTGAAGAAGCTGAGAAGGAGAGGAAAGCTAGAGAAGATAAGGTTAAAATCTTTAGTTGACTATTTGTTACTGGCCTCTATTTGGTATACTTGAGGCAGTAAATAAGTGCGGTTGTGAAAGAAGCTAAACATAAGTGCTCGTATACAGGAAGCTCAACAGGcaagggaggaaggagagcgacgaaggagagagaggggcgaTCGGCACCGTGGCAGGGACAATTACAAGGACCGATACAAAAGAGTATATTTCTTACCATTATACAGCTCAACATGCGTTAGTTTTAACCTGAAGCCATCTTAGAACTCTTAGAAGTGACAATTACTGACTACtgattatggaacagagggaaaTATCTTAAAGTCATATTCTTTTATTACATTATTGCACCTATTGACTCATGGACATATTACAAAAATACAATACTGTTAGATACATAGATATTACTACTTTGCTGGACAAATGTTTTGTTCACCTCATATGTACTTCTGCCTCGTGTCAAATTAAGGAAAGTTGTTCTGGAAGGTTGACTTCTGTCATAGTGCCATATGTGTATCATCACCTTATAGATATAGCGTAACTGTGGAAGAGACTATGTACAAATGCATGGAAGATGATTTGCTAACACTCGTGTGTTCTTTCTTTGCGTTTCAGCGCAACAGAGATCACTGGGATGACTACCATGTAAGTTGTGAAGCACCTTCATTGTTTCATTTAGAACTGCTGAATTAGATAATTCGGAGTAGCAAAATGACTTGAATAACATTTTTGGTTTCATGTTCAGGATGAGCTCTGAAGTCCCATGGATCTTCAATTCTTGGAAGGAGAAGCTGGGATTTGACATTGACATTGCGTTATAATTGTCACCAATAATTTGATCTGCTGCCAGGCCAAGGCAACCTGAAGTGTTTCTTCTCATGTGTGGGGAAAAAATTGATTGAATTGaagtgaaatgaaatgaacatGCCACGAAAGGTCAATCCTGTGACAGCAGGACAGACAATTCCACCTGTCAGCAGAAACATGGCCCTGGCCCTCAAATGTAATCTCGTGCGTGTAATGTACATGGCTGgtgatgtacttcctcttcttaaaaaaaactgatgaTGATGTACTTCCTTTTGTAAGCTCGGAACATTACCTTGCTAATACGAATAATGAGGTTCCACATTTTACTGAATGACACAATATCTGTTGCACTCATATCGTTGCAAAATGTTACTTCGCTTCTTTAGTCGGCATACAGAAACGCCTTTCAGGTGATTAAAAGAAAACATGTATCCGGAACTACTCTATCAAACTTCCTGCTATCCGGAACTGATGTGGAGTAGCATATAGCTTTGGGCTATGCTTTCTGCTGTAGATGTGTTGATGCTTCGAACTTCCTTGATTGATTTATTTGCACACCAGAATAGCATCAGAGTTATTCAAACACAAGCACACAGCGATAAAAAGGGGCAaggtaataaaaaaaatacggcTGTTTGCATGTATTAGCAACAGTTGACTATTGGGTCTTCAGAACGAATAAAATGAGCATATCAGTTCTTCATACAAGCTATATCATGCATCTGAAGAGCAGCATCTTGTGGTTTATAGCTTGAACCTACACACTAGCTTATAAACAATCTTAAAGCACAACACAGAACAAATCCAATTGCTCTTGTTCTTTACATGCATCTCATTCCTTTACATCGTATATCCTTCACAAGAATTCCTTCTCATTCTAAACGAAAACGCATCTCAAAGTCCAGATAAAAGAATTCCTTCACATCTGAGATGGCCAAAAAAATCAGTAACACCAGATCTTCAAAACTGAAAGTATAGCATTGTGTCAACGTGATACAACTTCCAGAACTGGATCAAACTCTATCAAACATTTCAGTGACCAGCTCATCCACACTGCAGGTCATACCAGGTCTGCGCCGCCTCTTCCAGGCTGCACATCCATCTGCAGAGTCCTGCCATTTCTGGAGGAAAGCACACCCACAGAAGGCAGCGAGGGATCGGTAACTGGCTCAATCTCAATAAATCTCAATTCTATAGATCCTGTACGCTTCAAGCTGAAGACAAACACAAGCACTATCCACCCAAGCATGGTGATCGCCCAGTAGTTATTCATCCCGTGAATCAAACCCCAGGCAATTGAGTAGCCAACAATGATCCCTGACAAGTGGCCAATGAAGCTCGCCTGTGGAACCATGATAGATGTAAATATCAGTGATTCAAATGGGGCAAAACTGATTGGCAGTGAGAGAACCCCAAATAGATTCAGCTTCGACGATGGTTGCTTTGCTGCCAGAATTGTCATCCACCCGAACACGACGCACGAGTATCCGACAGCGGTCACCCTCCTGAAGTACTCCACCTTGAACTTCTGGATCATCACATGGTATATCCCAAGAACAAGCAATCCAGACAGCACCACAAGCACAAGGGTGTAATGGAGGTAGTACTCGACGCCAAGCCCAAGCTGTCCAAGCTGCTCCACAGCGCCGAGGCTCCACAGCGCACTCATGTTGAACACCAAATGCACCACGCTGATGTGCGAAAACGCCGAGGTGATTATCCTCCAGTACTGCCCTCCTTCCAGGGCAGCTTCATAGCTTAGACCAACATCTGCATACCCAATGTTCCTCTTCTGGATAAGGAACCAGATCAAGGAGCAGACGCCTATGACACTGCTACTGGCTGGCTTCTCCAGTATCTCGTAGATTAACGGCTTGCCCATatctccagcttcgcaagatTCCAGCCCTCGGTTGGCCAAGATCGATAATAATCTCCCGGCAGACGGCAGAGGTGGATCAGGAGCAAAGAATCTAACAGCGCCTCAGGCGGATTGAGCACCAAGACGACCAGTGGCTGGCTTGACGCACGAATCGATGGAGGAAATCTAGTGTTGGGTTGTTCGAATTGACAAATTTGACGGGTTTCGCGACGGATTAGGGTCTCACCTTGGATTTTGGAGGGGATTCGAGTGGCTTCTCGGCCGTGGAGGTGGAGTCCAATGCCCTAGACTGTTCGACTCTGGAGGATTAATGATGTTTTCCAATTTATGCAGGACTAGGATGCAAAAGTAGCAACCCAGCGTGCGCTTCACAAATAAGCGAACAGTTGGGTTTAAAATATGTCCACAAAGCACTTTTCAAAACACTTTAGACCAAGGTTACTCGTAGTGCAAGTAATTTATTATATGTAGTAATATGCATGCCAAATAGGTATTTTGACGACATGGCAtgttaataaataaataaagaaagagaGTGATGTgataactagatatgttaccataacatcatACAAATCTTTACTATTCTTTAATTTGCAGTTGCGTCAGTCCATCGTACGTCAGACTCAGGCAAATTACGATCGATGCCACCGCGCCTCTCTTCCCTGTCcccgaagaaagaaaaaggaaattttAGACTCGACTCGatcccctcctcctcaagccgccgccgccaccccaaACTCTCCTCCTCAACAAGCTGCCGGCCCTCTGCCCCTCCCCACAGCCGCACTGCCTCCTCTCCCCATCCACTCGCCGCCTCTTCTCCCAAAGCTCCAGAAGCCGAAGCTAgcacggcggccatggcgacggcggcggcgcgagacGGTGGCGGAGCGGCAGTCGATTTGGGCacgcgcggccatggcgagccTGAGGCTAGGGTGGACTGTGTGGCTCGCACTGCAATTGCACGTCGAGCTCCATGGCAACCGCGGAATGCGAAGCTCCATGGCAACCGCTGAAAGTGGGGCGTGACGCCGGACGTGGAATTCAAGAATGCCGGCTTTCCCAGACGCTCGATATGTTCTACCATGGCTGACGCCCTGTTATGCGGTTTCGTCATGGATGCCATGCCATACTGCTTGAGGATGGACATCTGCTGCGAAAGAGGGAGGTTTCTGCCTTTCTTGACGCCCTCAAGCTGCTCGAAGAAATGCACAAGAGGGAGACTTTCAAGACGATGGTCCAGATTTTCACCATGCTGACATATGGAACTCGTTGACGTCgcttgtttgatgaaatggaGTTGTGCGGAGTGATTCCAGACCATGGAGCTCACAATGTGCTCACAGGGGCCTATGTACTATGAGGGCAAGGTACTTCCAGATCGGATGATGGTGATGTTCTGAGATGGATCACAGAGGAATTGGTCTGGTCAATGTTACCTACAACACTATGTTGTGTGAGTTTCGTAGGGTTAATTACTTCGAGGGCATCTAGAAGGATATATATGAAGACTATTTGCTCGGGGCTCGTGCCAAGGACCAGGATGACAATGTTGCTCGTGAAGGTCTTCTGCTTATTGCTGGTACGTATTGATTTTTGATGTTCTAAGTCATAATTTGATCATGTTGTTTTACTGCTggacatatatatgcatgtattttTCTCAATTTTAGTTCGCCAATTTTTTTGCATCAGTTGACTAGTGTTCTTATTAAGCTGTTGAACGGGGAAGCATGATATACAATTGTTAATTTTGAGTACAAATTAACGTAGATCCAATATTTCAGGGGGGTTTTTTTCTTCCGAAAGGAGTGTCTATTGAGGATGGTAACTTGTCCTTTCCTTCCTCATGTCAGATTAGATTACGctaacattttattttttttgcacctCAACAAAGATGTCAGGTGTTTGTATTTATGTTCATTAGGTGATTCATCCAAACGCTCATCTCCGGAGTCCAAgatctatttattttcttttctttcctgtaGATGATATGTATCTTCTTTGCTTTTGTAGAATAAACAGCAGGAAGGTAGTAAAATGATGATTTGATACATGATAGATTTCATATAGAGGGTGCACTTAAACTTGGTAGCAGAAAGCTTAGGCTACACTATCTTGTTA
The Brachypodium distachyon strain Bd21 chromosome 2, Brachypodium_distachyon_v3.0, whole genome shotgun sequence genome window above contains:
- the LOC100837158 gene encoding calreticulin-3, coding for MGSSRCRGQRQLQLWFRFLALSSLLLLASGEVIFEERFEDGWETRWVKSDWKRSEGKAGTFKHTAGKYSGDPDDKGIQTTIDARHFAISAKIPEFSNKGRTLVVQYSIKFEQDIECGGGYIKLMSGYVNQKKYSGDTPYSLMFGPDICGTQTKKLHLILSYQGQNYPIKKDLQCETDRLTHVYTFILRPDASYSILVDNRERESGSMYTDWDILPPRKIKDVDAKKPKNWDDREYIEDPDEVKPEGYDSIPREIPDPKDKKPDTWDDDDDGIWKPRRIPNPAYKGQWKRKKIKNPNYKGKWKIPWIDNPEFEDDPDLYVLKPLKYIGIEVWQVKAGSVFDNILICDDPEYAKKVAEETWGANKEAEKEAFEEAEKERKAREDKEAQQAREEGERRRRERGDRHRGRDNYKDRYKRRNRDHWDDYHDEL
- the LOC100839988 gene encoding RHOMBOID-like protein 13; the encoded protein is MGKPLIYEILEKPASSSVIGVCSLIWFLIQKRNIGYADVGLSYEAALEGGQYWRIITSAFSHISVVHLVFNMSALWSLGAVEQLGQLGLGVEYYLHYTLVLVVLSGLLVLGIYHVMIQKFKVEYFRRVTAVGYSCVVFGWMTILAAKQPSSKLNLFGVLSLPISFAPFESLIFTSIMVPQASFIGHLSGIIVGYSIAWGLIHGMNNYWAITMLGWIVLVFVFSLKRTGSIELRFIEIEPVTDPSLPSVGVLSSRNGRTLQMDVQPGRGGADLV